A region of Mesorhizobium sp. AR02 DNA encodes the following proteins:
- a CDS encoding NAD(P)H-binding protein has translation MILVTGATGHVGNAVVSRLVSSGHEVAALVRDPKAAQGRLPLATALRVGDYEDAAALKTAFTGIDELVLISSDGHADTVMRHHANAINAATAAGVRHITFTSIVDIGEASPLYYAPAYRDAERRLATCGVPSTVLRCGLYSDFILNTWLTPASGELVLPAGQGLVAR, from the coding sequence ATGATCCTCGTCACCGGAGCCACCGGCCATGTCGGGAACGCCGTCGTCTCAAGGCTGGTGTCATCAGGCCACGAGGTGGCCGCACTGGTCCGCGACCCCAAAGCCGCGCAAGGGCGCCTGCCCCTGGCAACAGCGCTGCGCGTCGGTGATTACGAGGACGCCGCCGCGCTGAAAACAGCCTTCACCGGCATCGACGAACTGGTGCTGATTTCAAGCGACGGCCATGCGGATACGGTCATGCGCCATCACGCCAACGCCATCAATGCAGCAACGGCCGCCGGTGTCCGCCACATCACCTTCACCAGCATCGTCGATATCGGCGAGGCATCGCCCCTCTACTACGCGCCGGCCTACCGCGACGCCGAGCGCCGGCTGGCCACCTGCGGCGTGCCCTCGACCGTCCTGCGCTGCGGCCTCTACAGCGACTTCATCCTCAACACCTGGCTGACGCCTGCCTCGGGGGAACTGGTGCTGCCTGCCGGACAGGGACTGGTTGCGCGATGA